The proteins below come from a single Mus musculus strain C57BL/6J chromosome 5, GRCm38.p6 C57BL/6J genomic window:
- the Bri3 gene encoding brain protein I3 isoform 2 (isoform 2 is encoded by transcript variant 2) — protein MSATACLLLLDHKGALPGPTSGSLWPLLGVLRGLAMASTVQEAGIPTSHPRVYNIHSRTVTRYPANSIVVVGGCPVCRVGVLEYCFTCLGIFLAIVLFPFGFLCCFALRKRRCPNCGAVFT, from the exons ATGTCGGCTACTGCCTGTCTGCTGCTGCTGGACCATAAAGGGGCTCTTCCTGGCCCAACCTCAGGCTCTCTCTGGCCACTTCTGGGCGTCTTACGGGGACTAGCCATGGCCTCCACAGTACAGGAAGCAG GGATCCCCACCAGCCACCCCCGGGTCTATAACATCCACAGTCGAACGGTCACCCGGTATCCTGCCAACTCCATCGTCGTGGTCGGAGGCTGCCCGGTCTGCAG GGTTGGTGTCCTGGAGTACTGCTTCACCTGCCTGGGCATCTTCCTGGCCATCGTCCTGTTCCCTTTTGGGTTCCTCTGCTGCTTTGCACTGAGGAAGCGAAGATGCCCCAACTGTGGAGCGGTCTTTACTTAG
- the Bri3 gene encoding brain protein I3 isoform 1 (isoform 1 is encoded by transcript variant 1): MDHKPLLQERPPAYNLEAGQGDYACGPHGYGAIPTAPPPPPYPYLVTGIPTSHPRVYNIHSRTVTRYPANSIVVVGGCPVCRVGVLEYCFTCLGIFLAIVLFPFGFLCCFALRKRRCPNCGAVFT; this comes from the exons ATGGACCACAAGCCCCTGTTGCAGGAGCGCCCGCCCGCCTACAACCTGGAGGCCGGCCAGGGCGACTACGCGTGCGGCCCGCACGGCTACGGGGCCATCCCCACCGCGCCCCCGCCGCCGCCCTACCCCTACCTCGTCACAG GGATCCCCACCAGCCACCCCCGGGTCTATAACATCCACAGTCGAACGGTCACCCGGTATCCTGCCAACTCCATCGTCGTGGTCGGAGGCTGCCCGGTCTGCAG GGTTGGTGTCCTGGAGTACTGCTTCACCTGCCTGGGCATCTTCCTGGCCATCGTCCTGTTCCCTTTTGGGTTCCTCTGCTGCTTTGCACTGAGGAAGCGAAGATGCCCCAACTGTGGAGCGGTCTTTACTTAG